The following nucleotide sequence is from Coffea eugenioides isolate CCC68of chromosome 3, Ceug_1.0, whole genome shotgun sequence.
GGAAATGTGAAAAGCGATCCATCTTAGAGAGTTTGATATGAGAAATGGaatgaataataacttgatAGTATAGTTtagagaaggagaagaagggGGGGATTGCCAGTGAttttagaaaagaaagaaggaggAGAGATGGGGGCAATTTAGTTAATTGGTCATTTAATTAGGATAAATTTGTCACATCACCTTATTTTAAGCAATCTACAGCGAAATCAGTAGTATAAAGTGCAAGTCTATGCAATTGATAGTTTAGGGGGCAAGTCGCAAATTAAGCACAATTCAAGGGTGCATTTTGCATTTAACCCTAgagaaaaagccaaaaaaaaaaaaaaaccttcttAGCCTCgcttattattataagtttaaCATTTTAATAATGTGTTTCTCGTAGGATGAACTAAGAAAAGAGTATACAAGAAAGTATACACAGTTTTAGAGGTACTTTTCACTGGTTTTGATGAGGTTTCAGGTGAGATTATATGATTGTAATTGCATAAGTGAAAGTGCTTGCTTTAGTGGTATACAATTATCTAACATTTATTTTGTGTATGGATAAGAGGTTATTTGAaacatttatttgagataattactgtagcattttttgtgatataatatatataaaataaaaagatggttGAAAATTATGTGTATAATGCaagcaaaataaaatttgaaatttttttttaaaaatcttgttatcgaaaaatgaaaaaaaaaatgattatgaGTGGACTAGACTGTACTTGGAGCCTTGGACACTTTTGTGCGCGTTTCTTACGCGGAGCCATGGTAATCTTATCTGTATCGGTCCAATTTTGTCGGATATCCCGGAAGGAAAGGACCCTTGGAGAGCTAGGTATCTCCTACCATCTGAAATCGAGCTATGATAGACGCCGGTACCAGTAGCCCGTTGACACTTGAGAACAGTGTGTGAAACGCCTCCGGTTCGATGTCGtactacctttttttttttttggttaaggTAAGGTTTCTGATAATTTTCCTGACCTCTtttaatatttgaaaaattatactaATCTCTCTTGAGATTTATGATTTGGCAACAAAATCAATTCATTTCtaaaaaaatatgattaaaaaatTACTTCCAAGAGAGATGAAAATTTTGTTCCTCAAATGCCCCTTATGCATTCCGGTCGTGGTGTATTAGCAAAAATAATTATCAATTACAAATAATTATCGATCAAGATGTATTGCAGTCATGATTGTCTCgaaaaatttcataattttcaACTAAAATTGTAACTTTTAAACATTAAACTGAGAACAATAGACATTATTTACCTGATTTAGGGTATGCCTTTTGTGATTTTGCATAGAAAGAACGTccaaatttgcatttttttctaCCTTCTTTCTTAGCCACTACCACGAAATTACTCTAATACAAAGGCCATTTCTTTAGTTTCTAAATCAAGGGGAAAAACCCTCACgaaaaaacttgtttttctatttctttcctCTGTATTTCCTTTATTTTACCCGAGCCTTTCTTATATACGATTGAAATGTGGTCATGTCAAGTTCTATTAATCACAAACTGAAGCTAATCATGTAACAAAATGGCGCCATTTTGTATTTTTCACATTACAGTTCATGCTATTAACAGATAATTCCATTAATTAGTGGATTTGTGCTATAATTACTTAATTCTCAAATTTTAGTTTCTAATCTTGGATAATGTGTTGGGGTAAACAAGTAATTTCATACTAGGGGATGTCAGTAAATGAGCCCCTTATTTTGCCAAGagaggtttgtgtaatttttcaaatatcaGAAAAGGTCagtgaaattatcaaaaatcacagggaaggtttctgaaattatccttttttttttaagtagaaaaaattttgaatgaatttgATTCTAATCATCATCACAAATCAATGCATACTTCTCGAAACCATAACCTAAGGATTCTTAAATATCCTCCGTTAATACAGCTTTTAATTTTCGCATCAGTAACAGAATTTGAATACATGCcctttaatgagaaatttccaTCTCTTACCACTTTTATGTGTGTGCCCTGCTAATTGCTTTTGGCTATATAGAAAAGGTTTCTTGGTGACATTCTAAATACTTTCTCAATTGTTGAtctttagcttttttttttttaaacaataggAAAAATGTACCTTGTGAGAAAACATTTGAAATTGATAATCACTATCAAAACCCCGTACAAAAGAGACTTTCGAATTGCCGAAAAGAAATTCTAGCAAACCAGCCACGCTGCTGTAAGATGACGTTCTGTAATAGATATTTCCTTCTTAGAATAAATCGTTAAAaatatcttcttcttttttgtaaGCAAATTTATTGAAGCAAACATCAATTTGGCTACTACAGTCAAGCGAATCGACAAGCAGATTAGGTGGGCATCAAAGTGACTTTCATCCTTACTTTTCGGGTTCTGCCGCCGGAATTTTCACTTTTTTGGCCTCGGGaatttccacttttttttttccctctggAATTTGCATTTTTTAGTACTAAATTGATATCTACTTTTTGTCACTTCTTTAccgcccaaaaaaaaaaagtgaaaatcaTGAAGCATGGTTAGTCAAATCCTTCTTATTTCCAATGCTAGGGGCAAAAAATCATTGGCTGCAACTACaggaaaaaaaaggttaaaaaacaCATTGAAAGAGCTTTTggaaacaagaagaaaatgaacCCTCAATAAAGAATTTCTTGtataaagaaatttaagagTGAAACCAAAACCATCTTCCATCCTAATATTTTAGAATAAAGTCTTGCAACCATAAGGTTGGCCTTTATGGTATGTCGctttattgattgattcatttATATCTTCGccgtttctttctttctggaTGTCTGGTCCATCTTTCTGGTAGATAACCTACACAATTCTTCACTGCGCTGTTTGAGCTTTACAAATATTCTTCCTTGCTTTTCGCCTTTTCGCACCCCAGCACTCCCAGCTCCTAAAATCTAAATCACATCACATTTGCCAGTCCTGAAAATCCAGGGAAGATGACTGGCTTGAAGGAGTATATGGTGATGATACCATTCATGGCTCATGGCCATCTAATCCCTTTCTTAGATTTAGCCAAGAAAATTCAACAAAGAACTGGCTTCGCCATCACCCTGGTTAGCACCCCTCTTAATGTCAAGTACCTCGAGAATACCATATCAAAGGATTCATCCCAAGAATCCCAAATCAACTTAGAATCTCTTCCTTTCAACAGTGTTGAACATGGCTTGCCACCAAATACTGAGAACACTGGGGCCTTGTCCTTGGACCTTATCATCAAACTCTTTCAGGCTGCAGCTAATCTTGAAGACCCCTTTCGCCGTCTCATCGCAAAAGTCATCGAAAAGGAGGGACGTCCTCCGTTGTGCATAGTTTCTGATATTTTTGTAGGGTGGGCTACTGCTGTAGCAAAGGATTTTGAAACTATAAATGTAACTTTCACCACAGGTGGTGCCTATGGCACTGCTGCCTATGTTTCATTATGGCAGAACCTCCCTCATCGATCCTCCGGCAAAGATGAGTTCAGTCTTCCTGGTTTTCCTGATTCATGCCGGTTCCATATCACCCATCTGCATAGATATCTGCAAGCTGCAGATGGTACTGATGAGTGGTCAAAGTTTTTTCAGCCACAGATATCAAAATCTTTGGGATCTCTTGGATGGTTATGCAATACAGTGGAGGAAATTGAGCCTTTTGGCTTGGATGTGCTCAGGAAATACATAAAACTCCCAGTTTGGTGCATTGGACCTCTTCTTCCACCACAAATGCTTGAACAAGATTCTTCTTCAGAATCCAAAATCATCAGTCAGCCCAGCGGGAGAGAACCAGGATTGCCTACAGAGAAATGCCTGGAGTGGCTGGACTCACATCCCGAGAGTTCTGTTCTTTACATCTCTTTTGGTTCCCAGAACACTATAAGTCCTTCTCAGATGATGGCATTAGCTATGGGGTTAGAGCACTCTGGGAAACCATTCATTTGGGCTATTAGGTCTCCTTTTGGCTTTGATCCTAAAGGTGAATTCAAGGCTGAGTGGTTACCAGAAGGTTTTGAGGAAAGAATGGCACAAACAAATCAAGGATTGTTAGTGCATAAATGGGCACCCCAATTGGAGATTCTTCGTCACAAGTCAACAGGAGCATTTTTGAGCCATTGTGGATGGAATTCAATCATGGAGAGTTTGAGTCAAGGTGTTCCCATGATTGGTTGGCCACTTGCAGCTGAACAAGGGTACAACTCAAAGTTGATAATGGAGGAAATGGGAGTTGGTATTGAGTTAACTAGGGGATTACAGAGTCATCTAGAGAAGGAGGATGTGGAGAGGGTAATAAATACTGTGATGGAGAAAGGAGGCAAAGGAgaggaaatgaaaagaaaggcaGCTGAGATAAGAGGGTTGATAAGGGCTGCTGTAAGGGAAGATGAAGGACACAAAGGGTCTTCTTTGCAAGCTATAGATGATTTCATCTCTGCAGTTTTGTCCAAGAGAAAAGTTCTTACAGCATCTTAATCAATTCTTGTTGAAGGATTATGTTTTATTGGGCTGAAGTTGTCCTACTCCTACCAATGAAGTTCACCTTTGGCTGTTGGGGAAATTGGATATGATTTAATCCCTCCTCCAATTTTATCTGAAATAAAGCTTATTAGAGCAATCTGATTCTTTGAAttaatttcttatgaaggattATCTTCTTTCTTGGGCTCCTTTCATTTGATCAACCTTTGGCCTCTCAACCGGCATAGTACACATCAAAATCAATGCAACCTTTCAAGCATCAACTCCTCAACACAGGAAACGTTAACAACCAAGTTTAACTTTTAAATATCGCAGTCACCATCATAGCTCGTTGAATCGACATCATAGCACTTGTAAACCAGAAAATCCTGCTCGCACTACCTCCTTGTCGATTCATGTAAAGGCTAATATTAAATTTGCTGAAAATGAAGACTGTCCTAAACTTTTAGAATTAATCTTTTacacactgacagtgtatatatttTCATTATTTGATGTATGACATATAATCTAAATTTTACATATATGTTATGCATTCAGTCGTGATAATAGATACACTATCAATGTATACAAGATTtactcaaaaacaaaaaaatggtgAATAAATTTTTGCCGTATTGATGAAAGAAGTGTTTCCAATAAAAGCTTAAACTGCTTCCACGCCCTTCATCTATACTAGCTGTGTCTCTCATGATTGTATCACATAAATTTGCACTGAAGAATTAGAACAGTTCAGAAAGACTTTACTATAATAATTAAAACTCCAAAACGGTAATTAACAGGTTAAAAAAAACTAATCTTCTTTTTCCAGGCCAGAAGAATTTTATACCCACCATAATACGAGGATTCCAGAAGGTAAAGGTGGTCGAGTTGAATCAGTGTTCGTTGAATCAACATCATAGCTCCAAAGTTCTCTCAACTCACCTCTCACCAAACCCAATATAACACAAAGTCCTGTGTTATAAGAAATCCAGTGAAGGGCAAAGAATTAGAGGTAAGTGAGGTTCacaaatacaataaaaacaGATAGCACGGGGATAGCAGAAATTCATACCTAATGTGCAAGGAACAAGGTACAGGAGAGCAGGTTGACCATGTCCATCCATTAGATACAAGCCTAAGTAAGTAAAGAACAAGCCTGCAATAATACATCACTATCTTAAACAAGAAATTGAGAACAGTATCTGATACAGTTTCTTATA
It contains:
- the LOC113765655 gene encoding UDP-glycosyltransferase 92A1-like, yielding MTGLKEYMVMIPFMAHGHLIPFLDLAKKIQQRTGFAITLVSTPLNVKYLENTISKDSSQESQINLESLPFNSVEHGLPPNTENTGALSLDLIIKLFQAAANLEDPFRRLIAKVIEKEGRPPLCIVSDIFVGWATAVAKDFETINVTFTTGGAYGTAAYVSLWQNLPHRSSGKDEFSLPGFPDSCRFHITHLHRYLQAADGTDEWSKFFQPQISKSLGSLGWLCNTVEEIEPFGLDVLRKYIKLPVWCIGPLLPPQMLEQDSSSESKIISQPSGREPGLPTEKCLEWLDSHPESSVLYISFGSQNTISPSQMMALAMGLEHSGKPFIWAIRSPFGFDPKGEFKAEWLPEGFEERMAQTNQGLLVHKWAPQLEILRHKSTGAFLSHCGWNSIMESLSQGVPMIGWPLAAEQGYNSKLIMEEMGVGIELTRGLQSHLEKEDVERVINTVMEKGGKGEEMKRKAAEIRGLIRAAVREDEGHKGSSLQAIDDFISAVLSKRKVLTAS